One genomic segment of Armatimonadia bacterium includes these proteins:
- a CDS encoding extracellular solute-binding protein: MRWSLLLLPLLAISLTVALTGCSKPVEPTTPTPAATEPAGSQAPTAGQPLKGKLNLWTIWNAEPRKSALEAIVAGFEKANPDVKVEISNNEPDAYKTKIKVALGGPEPPDIYFVWSGEKMLHSFVRGGNCLDLTPYLDANKGEWRGKIVDASLQPYVYDNKTWGVPYLLQCTFFFYNKDIFARHNLQIPKTWDELVDVCKKLKAAGVTPLALGNLKRWPAHHFPCVLFQRLLGNQTVMAQYDPLGPGDYSDPNWVKGIQMFDDFQKQGFFNPSPNGVDRDDARMMFYTEKAAMFYTGTWDFSQFSDTGPAPSSFWAKWDFFNFPAVTGGKGEQDALAGSPDGYVISSKTRNPEAAVAFLKYMTSPEVAREFATKCKELVQVKGAVTDENASWYLRKYAKIVEEAKVISPWTDTVMELSVAETLMDGVQALLAGTKKPDQIMDDVRKRQAQVKKELQAGETVPVKPAK; the protein is encoded by the coding sequence ATGCGTTGGTCTCTCCTCCTGCTGCCCCTCCTCGCGATCTCCCTGACAGTGGCGTTGACCGGATGCTCAAAACCCGTGGAACCGACGACCCCGACACCGGCCGCGACTGAGCCCGCCGGGAGTCAGGCACCCACTGCCGGGCAGCCGCTCAAGGGCAAGCTCAACCTCTGGACGATCTGGAACGCGGAGCCCCGTAAGTCGGCGCTTGAGGCCATCGTCGCAGGATTCGAGAAGGCCAACCCCGACGTGAAGGTCGAGATCAGCAACAACGAGCCCGACGCCTACAAGACCAAGATCAAGGTCGCCCTCGGGGGGCCTGAGCCGCCCGATATCTACTTCGTCTGGAGCGGGGAGAAGATGCTCCACAGCTTCGTCCGGGGCGGCAACTGCCTTGATCTTACGCCCTACCTGGATGCCAACAAGGGCGAGTGGCGCGGCAAGATCGTCGACGCGTCGCTGCAGCCCTACGTCTACGATAACAAGACTTGGGGTGTCCCCTACCTCCTGCAGTGCACCTTCTTCTTCTACAACAAGGACATCTTCGCCCGCCACAACCTGCAGATCCCCAAGACCTGGGACGAGCTTGTTGACGTGTGCAAGAAGCTCAAGGCCGCCGGGGTCACCCCCCTTGCCCTGGGCAATCTGAAGCGCTGGCCCGCTCATCATTTCCCCTGCGTTCTGTTCCAGCGCCTCCTGGGTAACCAGACGGTCATGGCTCAGTACGATCCCCTCGGACCAGGCGACTACTCGGATCCCAACTGGGTGAAGGGTATCCAGATGTTCGACGACTTCCAGAAGCAAGGGTTCTTCAACCCGAGTCCGAACGGCGTGGACCGCGACGATGCGCGGATGATGTTCTATACCGAGAAGGCGGCCATGTTCTACACGGGCACCTGGGACTTCTCCCAGTTCAGCGACACCGGTCCGGCGCCGAGCAGCTTCTGGGCCAAGTGGGACTTCTTCAACTTCCCCGCGGTGACGGGCGGCAAGGGCGAGCAGGATGCACTGGCGGGCTCACCGGACGGCTACGTGATCTCCTCCAAGACGCGCAACCCGGAGGCGGCCGTCGCCTTCCTCAAGTACATGACCTCGCCGGAGGTCGCTCGTGAGTTCGCCACCAAGTGCAAGGAGCTCGTTCAGGTCAAGGGCGCAGTGACCGATGAGAACGCTAGCTGGTACCTTCGCAAGTACGCCAAGATCGTGGAGGAGGCCAAGGTCATCTCGCCCTGGACCGACACCGTCATGGAGCTCTCCGTGGCCGAGACACTGATGGACGGCGTGCAGGCTCTCCTGGCCGGAACGAAGAAGCCCGACCAGATCATGGACGACGTTCGCAAGCGCCAGGCGCAGGTGAAGAAGGAACTGCAGGCCGGCGAGACGGTCCCGGTGAAGCCAGCCAAGTAA